One region of Chaetodon auriga isolate fChaAug3 chromosome 5, fChaAug3.hap1, whole genome shotgun sequence genomic DNA includes:
- the LOC143321216 gene encoding uncharacterized protein LOC143321216: MEQLQLLRVFLLCLLALHQCLAMPLGSQCVDESFCTYSLQDYYSQMVNLPSRINERSIATWSYVENVDLNRVPQVIHEASCHTSHSCRGLDNAFGLETIPLSLRMPVLKKNPSCFPTASYSVEFELITIACICAISRHS; this comes from the exons ATGGAACAGCTCCAG CTGCTGCGTGTCTTTCTGCTGTGCCTGCTGGCCCTCCACCAGTGTCTGGCCATGCCACTGGGCAGCCAGTGTGTGGACGAGTCCTTCTGCACATACAGCCTGCAGGACTACTACAGCCAGATGGTCAACCTGCCCAGCCGCATCAACGAGCGCAGCATTGCAACCTGGAGCTACGT GGAGAACGTAGACTTGAACCGAGTGCCTCAGGTCATCCATGAGGCCAGCTGCCACACCAGTCATTCCTGCAGGGGACTTGACAATGCCTTTGGTCTGGAGACCATCCCCTTGTCCCTGAGGATGCCCGTCCTCAAGAAGAACCCCAGCTGCTTCCCCACAGCCAGCTACTCTGTGGAGTTCGAGCTCATCACCATAGCTTGTATATGTGCCATCTCCAGACACAGCTGA